A part of Geothrix oryzae genomic DNA contains:
- a CDS encoding ABC transporter ATP-binding protein — MSAPALRIRGLRKSFPKVLAVDGVDLEVARGEVFGLLGPNGAGKTTTLEIIEGLTEADAGDIEILGLTWAKEGQEIRARIGVQLQSTSLFNKITPRESLDLYGSYYPKRRSTEDLLELVQLQEKADAYHITLSGGQQQRLALALALVNDPELVFLDEPTTGLDPQARRSLWDVVRRMKGEGRTVVLTTHYMDEAEALCDRLAIMDHGKVIATGTPASLIADLAIPSVVELTFEGAAPDSAAFAARLGQAVEPRVDLWEIPTPDPKALLPRLLEAAEAAAVPFQQVHIRRATLEDVFLHRTGRSLRE, encoded by the coding sequence ATGTCCGCTCCAGCCCTCCGCATCCGCGGCCTGCGAAAGTCCTTCCCCAAAGTCCTCGCGGTGGATGGCGTGGATCTGGAAGTGGCCCGGGGCGAGGTCTTCGGCCTCCTCGGCCCCAACGGCGCGGGCAAGACGACCACCCTGGAGATCATCGAGGGCCTGACCGAGGCCGATGCCGGGGACATCGAGATCCTCGGCCTGACCTGGGCGAAAGAGGGGCAGGAGATCCGCGCCCGCATCGGCGTCCAGCTGCAGAGCACCAGCCTCTTCAACAAGATCACGCCGCGGGAATCGCTCGACCTTTACGGCAGCTACTACCCCAAGCGGCGGAGCACCGAAGATCTCCTGGAGTTGGTGCAGCTCCAGGAGAAGGCCGACGCCTATCACATCACCCTCAGCGGCGGTCAGCAGCAGCGGCTGGCCCTCGCCCTGGCCCTGGTGAACGACCCCGAGCTGGTGTTCCTCGATGAGCCCACCACCGGCCTCGATCCCCAGGCCCGCCGCAGCCTGTGGGATGTGGTGCGGCGCATGAAGGGCGAGGGCCGGACCGTGGTGCTGACCACGCACTACATGGACGAGGCCGAGGCCCTGTGCGACCGCCTGGCCATCATGGATCATGGGAAGGTGATCGCCACGGGCACGCCCGCCTCGCTCATCGCGGATCTGGCCATTCCCAGCGTGGTGGAGCTCACCTTCGAGGGGGCCGCCCCCGACTCCGCGGCCTTCGCCGCGCGCCTGGGGCAGGCCGTGGAGCCCCGCGTCGATCTGTGGGAGATCCCCACGCCCGATCCCAAGGCCCTGCTGCCCCGGCTGCTGGAGGCCGCCGAGGCCGCCGCCGTCCCCTTCCAGCAGGTCCACATCCGCCGCGCCACGCTGGAGGATGTGTT